The DNA region GTATATCTTGATACTAAGGATAATCAATCGGGGAGGCAGGAAAGGTTATTGAGGAAAGAAAGAGGGTTATTGTTCAGAAATTCTTTTCTCCCCCTGCTTCCCTACCTTTGCTTCAAAAGGTAAATCAGTTACTCCATCCTCTACAATTTCTACGATGTTACCTAATCTGTACATCAATACAGCTAGACCACAGGCAAAAGCTTCAGCAATAGTTAAAGTTCTATTTGCAACTATTTTCGCAAAAAACTCAAACTTTAGGCATTATGTAGTATTTCGGCAGTAACTAATTAATCAATGGTAATTAGTTCAAGAGCAATTTTTTGTCGAGTTATAAAATGCAAAATTTTAGCTATTTTAATTAGCATAATTATTGAATAGCTACTTTGTGATTTAGCGAGTATCCAGTTACTAGTTTTAGCTGAAAACATCGATTTCCCTATAGATAGACCTTTGAGCTTTTCAAGTATTGCATAGTTTGCAGCTTTGAATACCGAGCCGCAGTTAGGTGCTGTATTATCTTGATGTTCTTTTGCCCAAATTTGCCTTGAAGTTAGAGGATTTTCGGTGAATTCTGTTGGTTCAAACTTGAAAATTGCACTCAATATCAGTTTTGAGTGTATACCAGTAAACATAGTTTCTCGATAATCTCGTACAATTTGACTATTTTCAAGTGTTTTTACACATCCATCCTCAAAGAAGGTTACACTTTCAACAAAGTCGTATATTGTACATCCATGTTGTCTTCCTCTACCAGCGTTCATTGCTAATGCACCACCAATAGTTGCTGGTACAGATGCAAGATAATAGAAAGAATTCATAGAGTTTTGATAACAATACTTTAATACTTCCATCACTGAAGCAGAAGAAGATACTTCAAGTCTGTTATTAGGTAAAGGATTTGTGTACTTAGGTAGTTTGTTTTTCAGTATCAATGATTGGATATTTTTTTTAACAAACAGCGTGTTAGAGCCATTTCCAATTATATAAATTTTTACTTTATTTTCTTTGGCCCAATTACAGTATTCCTGAAGGTCATCTACACTATTTATCTCTCCTACTCGCTCAAAGTAATGTTGTGTTCTATAGTGCGAAAGACTGTTTGATGTTAAAGACTCAATCTTTAAATTAGACATCTTAATTCTTTCTACTCCTTTTAGATTTTTGATAAAGATAAACAGTTGGCATTTAGCAAACACAGTACAGCCATAAATACGCTATTTTAAAACATTAATTATTTTTTATTCCTGCTTTCATTCAACATTACTTTTACTAGTGGTCGCTCCCTTGTAAAATAGCTTCAATTAAATGCTTTTTTGATTCCATAATTTTTGATTCTAATATCGTAGATACTGATTCATAGTCAATATCAAAGATTTCCTTGCTGAATAACTGAGATTTTAATTTCTCCGAAAATATACGGTTTGTTAAGCCAAAATCATTAAGCAAATCTCTTACCTTATTCGATTTATCACTAGGAAGAAATACTGTAAAAGGTTTATGAAAAATAATAGAAAATACAGTGCCGTGAAAAGTATTAGTCACAATATAAGATGCTTCACTATGTAATCCAATCCACTCTTTCGGACTAGCAGCTTCTAAATTTATTTGTGCTAACGGTTCATTTCTACCGACTGAAACTATGGTTAAATTTTGTTCTTCTGCCAGAAATTTGATAAACTCTTCTTCCTCTGGTTGTATGTCAGCTTGAACATACAATAAAAGATATTTATTTGTTATTTTTGGTGGGGTTTTAAGTGTATCATACTTAATTAGAAAAGTAGGATCTAAAACTTTTATTGCTTTTTTATTGCATTTATTAGCAATAATTTCTAAACTATTAGAATCACGCACTAAAATAGTTTGAAACTGATTAATCAATGTATATATTTCTTTTTCATAAGGTTCTAATTTTGTTGTATTACCAAAACTTGCTGCATAACTTATCTTACGAGTAGTTTTATTGCTAACAAAATCTAAAAAGAAAGAAGAATTATACCCTCTAAAGGAATCTATACACCATATTTGGTCACTGCCACATATTACTACATCATATTTATCTTGATAGTATTTCAAGCCTTTTTTATCATAAATTTTTTTATTGCTTAACTTAACATGAGAAAGCAGGAAGCGTCTCATTTTCCAATATCTTGAAATATAAATCAAAGATTTTTCATTAATCCGAATTTTCTTAGTTTGGCTAGTGCTAGATTTTACCCTTTTAATCGGAAGTAAAGGTCTGAAATATATCCATGCTATTTTAAGAGGTCGATAGTCTATTATTTCAACATCATAGCCTTGACTGTTAAGAAAACTCCAAAGAGCGCAAGTTTGGAGTGTTGCTCCGTAATTGTCTACATGGTGAAAAGTTAGAATTCCGATTTTCATCTTTGCTCCCTTTGATAAACTATAAATTTTGTCTTAACTAATTAGTTTTATGAGATTAGATAGATTTGATTTTTTTGTTAAACTATCATAGCTTGATGTATATTAAATTAATTTATAAAAATATATTTATATTGAAACTTGCTATTATTTCTACATAACAAAGTTATACTTTTGTTTTAATTTTGATATTCAAACTTTCTCCTAACTCAAGTATCTGTCTGAAAAGCTTGGGCGATATTATTGAGAGAGTAAGAATATAAATAGAGATTCCGAATATCCCTGAAATAGCTAGTAACATCCATGCTTCAAGAAATTTTCCTAAAAAATATTTAGTAGTTAATATAGTTATAACCATTGCTCCAGAAGCTACTAAAGGTACTATGTATAAACGCAGATAATTATTTAAATTTATCTTAATAAGTTTATTAATAGCTAATAACGAAATAGGTAATATGAAATAACCTCGAACTACATAAGCAGAAGCAACCGCTACAATACCTAATCTTACTACCAGAGCAAAACCAATGACATTAGTAACTGTATTTATCACTTGTATCCATAGTCTCCACGAAGGTTTGCCTAGCGCCAGAATTACAGAATTGTTATAAAAGAAAATTAGATGAACTGGGCCAATAAGAGATAGTATTTGCAATACTGGAATGCTCTGAATCCACTGTTCACCTAAGAATACTTTTATAAACTCAGTTGCTAATACTGGTACACAAAGAAATATTGGAAAAGCAATAATACTTGTGAACTGAGTAGCAGTATAGAAAGCGTTTAATAATCGTTCCGGTTCTGCCTGTAATCTAGAAAATATTGGTAGTGCAATTTTAGTTGTAGTACTAATTAGAATTTGCATCATTACTAGCAGCAATTTATAGGCAATTGAGTAATAACCTAATGCAACTAGTCCTAGATAATAGCCAATTAGTAAGTCATCGGCTCGGCGATTGAAAAAGTTAATTATGTTAAACGCAGATATATTAATTCCAAAGTTAAAAAGTTCTTTAACATGTATCATGGAAAATTGAAATCCCGGTCGCCAATCGCTAACTCGCCACAAGACTAAAACTTGTATAAAACTAGTTGATAGCTGTTGACCTACGAGACTCCAAACGCCAAAGCCTAAAAAAGCCATCCAAATGCCAACTATTCCACCGAATATAACTGCTAATAGTGAGCGTATTGCTAAACTTTTAAAGGCAAACTTACGTTCAAGAACTGCTTGCTGCACGCTGCTCAATCCATAAAATATAAAGCTTATAGATAAGCATTGAATAATTGGTACTAACTGCGCCTGTTTAAAGAAATCAGCTGCTAATCCAGCACCACCAACACTTAATATAGTTAAAAGTATACTAATTCCTAAAGTTGTCCAGAATGCAGTGTCTAAATGCTCTGAATTTATCTCTTGACGTTGGATAATTGCTACAGAGAATCCTTGATCAACAAAAATTTGTACAAATTCAATAAATATAGATGCTAAAGCAATTAAACCAAAAGTTTCTGGATTAAGTAAACGAGCTAGAATAAAGAAAACAACTAAAATGACTACTTGGCGTCCCAAACTTTCTATAACAGTCCAAATTACACTCTTAACAGCTTTTTGCCGTAAGTTTGATGAATCTTTAGGTGATTCCATTACATAATTTACCGATGAAAGAACCTAGATAGAGTATATAGCTTTGATATTGCTAGCTATGAGCATCTGGATTATCTCTTTTCACGCCAATCGGTTACACCTTACTTTATTTAGCTTTCAGTTATAATCAAAGTTTTTTACTCCGAAAATAATATAAAAGTACGTAAGGTAATAATTACCGTGAAAAAAGAAAATATTTTTAGCTTAAGTAATTCTTCATAGAAGAGTTTACCACAATCTTCTTGTAAATTGGCAGCAATTCAACAAAGTATTAGCATAAAATTTACTGATGAGCCAGGCTATTGAATTTTTATAAAAGTATAAAAGGCCCTGTTACTTATAATTTGTGGTTTTGAGTGGTATCTAAGTTTGCTAATCAATTGTTAAGACAACATAAAATTTTTGATTTTTTGGTTACTGAGTTGATATGTGTCTCAATAATGTTGTGTTCCACAGAATACATGTTCCCTTTGTTTTTTCTTAATCCCCAGTCTCGTGAAGGAAGACTGCTGCAATACGACTTGATGATAGTAGTTGCTTCGTAGCTAGCCATATAAATAGTGGAATAGTTTTAGCGTAGCGGCCGCAAAGTCGGCGTGGTTCTTGAATCCATCGATATAGCCATTCAAGCCCTAAGTCTCGAACTATGCGGGGTGCCCGCTTGTGAATTCCTGCATAGACTGGGAAAACTCCACCTAGTCCAATCATTACAGCTTGTATCTTACCCTTATGTTGAGCTATCCAATTTTCTTGCTTAGGACATCCCAGAGATACTAATACGGTGCTAGCACCACTAGAGTTAATCTTTTGAACCAAAGCTTCGTCTTCAGTTTCAGTCAGAGGGCGAAAGGGTAGAGGTTCCATCGCCGCAATTTTCATCTGCGGAAATTCCCGCTCTAACCTTTTTCGCATCCGAGAAAGAACTTCTGTTTGGGAACCTACAAAGAAAATACTAAGATTTTGTGTTTGAGTTAGGT from Nostoc commune NIES-4072 includes:
- a CDS encoding FAD-binding protein, translating into MSNLKIESLTSNSLSHYRTQHYFERVGEINSVDDLQEYCNWAKENKVKIYIIGNGSNTLFVKKNIQSLILKNKLPKYTNPLPNNRLEVSSSASVMEVLKYCYQNSMNSFYYLASVPATIGGALAMNAGRGRQHGCTIYDFVESVTFFEDGCVKTLENSQIVRDYRETMFTGIHSKLILSAIFKFEPTEFTENPLTSRQIWAKEHQDNTAPNCGSVFKAANYAILEKLKGLSIGKSMFSAKTSNWILAKSQSSYSIIMLIKIAKILHFITRQKIALELITID
- a CDS encoding lipopolysaccharide biosynthesis protein; this translates as MESPKDSSNLRQKAVKSVIWTVIESLGRQVVILVVFFILARLLNPETFGLIALASIFIEFVQIFVDQGFSVAIIQRQEINSEHLDTAFWTTLGISILLTILSVGGAGLAADFFKQAQLVPIIQCLSISFIFYGLSSVQQAVLERKFAFKSLAIRSLLAVIFGGIVGIWMAFLGFGVWSLVGQQLSTSFIQVLVLWRVSDWRPGFQFSMIHVKELFNFGINISAFNIINFFNRRADDLLIGYYLGLVALGYYSIAYKLLLVMMQILISTTTKIALPIFSRLQAEPERLLNAFYTATQFTSIIAFPIFLCVPVLATEFIKVFLGEQWIQSIPVLQILSLIGPVHLIFFYNNSVILALGKPSWRLWIQVINTVTNVIGFALVVRLGIVAVASAYVVRGYFILPISLLAINKLIKINLNNYLRLYIVPLVASGAMVITILTTKYFLGKFLEAWMLLAISGIFGISIYILTLSIISPKLFRQILELGESLNIKIKTKV
- a CDS encoding WecB/TagA/CpsF family glycosyltransferase gives rise to the protein MVARVLLPTKKVLDFPITALRFDDQVQTMLKWARRRESKTVYVANVHMLIEAHWNPAFASVLRNADIVTPDGMPLVWMMRKMGVLYQDRVAGMDIFLALCHLTQTQNLSIFFVGSQTEVLSRMRKRLEREFPQMKIAAMEPLPFRPLTETEDEALVQKINSSGASTVLVSLGCPKQENWIAQHKGKIQAVMIGLGGVFPVYAGIHKRAPRIVRDLGLEWLYRWIQEPRRLCGRYAKTIPLFIWLATKQLLSSSRIAAVFLHETGD
- a CDS encoding polysaccharide pyruvyl transferase family protein, which encodes MKIGILTFHHVDNYGATLQTCALWSFLNSQGYDVEIIDYRPLKIAWIYFRPLLPIKRVKSSTSQTKKIRINEKSLIYISRYWKMRRFLLSHVKLSNKKIYDKKGLKYYQDKYDVVICGSDQIWCIDSFRGYNSSFFLDFVSNKTTRKISYAASFGNTTKLEPYEKEIYTLINQFQTILVRDSNSLEIIANKCNKKAIKVLDPTFLIKYDTLKTPPKITNKYLLLYVQADIQPEEEEFIKFLAEEQNLTIVSVGRNEPLAQINLEAASPKEWIGLHSEASYIVTNTFHGTVFSIIFHKPFTVFLPSDKSNKVRDLLNDFGLTNRIFSEKLKSQLFSKEIFDIDYESVSTILESKIMESKKHLIEAILQGSDH